The Xanthomonas indica genome has a segment encoding these proteins:
- the murA gene encoding UDP-N-acetylglucosamine 1-carboxyvinyltransferase, translating into MAKIVVTGGNALHGEVNISGAKNAVLPILCATLLADAPVEITNVPQLHDVITTVKLLGELGAEVTIDEGTLSRGSAITVDPRKVHQHVAPYELVRTMRASILVLGPLLAKFGAAEVSLPGGCAIGSRPVDQHIKGLQALGAEISVENGYIKASSNGRLKGGRYVFDMVSVTGTENVLMAAALADGTTVLENAAMEPEVSDLADCLIALGAKIEGAGTSRIVVHGVERLSGGRHAVLPDRIETGTFLVAAAMTGGSVTVRRARADTLDAVLDKLTEAGASIETGEDWIRLDMHGKRPRAVSLTTAPYPAFPTDMQAQFMALNCVADGVGVINETIFENRFMHVNELLRLGADIQIEGHTAIVRGSERLSGAPVMATDLRASASLILAGLVADGDTTIDRIYHLDRGYENIEEKLGALGASIRRVA; encoded by the coding sequence ATGGCCAAAATCGTAGTGACCGGCGGCAACGCGCTGCACGGTGAAGTGAACATTTCCGGCGCCAAGAACGCCGTGCTGCCCATCCTCTGCGCGACCCTGCTGGCCGATGCGCCGGTGGAGATCACCAACGTGCCGCAACTGCACGACGTGATCACCACGGTGAAGCTGCTCGGCGAGCTGGGCGCGGAAGTCACCATCGACGAAGGCACGCTCTCGCGCGGCAGCGCGATCACCGTCGACCCGCGCAAGGTCCACCAGCACGTCGCCCCGTACGAACTGGTGCGCACCATGCGCGCCTCGATCCTGGTGCTGGGCCCGCTGCTGGCCAAGTTCGGCGCGGCCGAAGTGTCGCTGCCGGGCGGCTGCGCGATCGGTTCGCGGCCGGTCGACCAGCACATCAAGGGCCTGCAGGCGCTGGGCGCGGAAATCAGCGTCGAAAACGGCTACATCAAGGCCAGCAGCAATGGCCGGCTCAAGGGTGGCCGCTACGTGTTCGACATGGTCAGCGTCACCGGCACCGAGAACGTGCTGATGGCCGCGGCCCTGGCCGACGGCACCACCGTGCTGGAGAACGCGGCGATGGAGCCGGAGGTCAGCGACCTGGCCGACTGCCTGATCGCGCTGGGCGCGAAGATCGAAGGCGCGGGCACCTCGCGCATCGTGGTGCACGGCGTGGAGCGCCTGTCCGGCGGCCGCCACGCGGTGCTGCCGGACCGCATCGAGACCGGCACCTTCCTGGTCGCCGCGGCGATGACCGGCGGCAGCGTCACCGTGCGCCGCGCGCGCGCCGACACCCTCGACGCGGTGCTGGACAAGCTCACCGAGGCCGGCGCCAGCATCGAGACCGGCGAGGACTGGATCCGCCTGGACATGCACGGCAAGCGCCCGCGCGCGGTCAGCCTGACCACCGCGCCGTATCCGGCGTTCCCCACCGACATGCAGGCGCAGTTCATGGCGCTCAATTGCGTGGCCGACGGCGTCGGCGTGATCAACGAAACGATCTTCGAGAACCGTTTCATGCACGTCAACGAGCTGCTCCGCCTGGGCGCGGACATCCAGATCGAAGGGCATACCGCGATCGTGCGCGGCAGCGAGCGGCTCAGCGGCGCGCCGGTGATGGCCACCGACCTGCGCGCGTCGGCCTCGCTGATCCTGGCCGGCCTGGTCGCCGACGGCGACACCACCATCGACCGCATCTACCACCTGGACCGGGGGTACGAGAACATCGAGGAGAAGCTGGGGGCGCTGGGCGCGTCCATCCGGCGCGTCGCATGA
- a CDS encoding BolA/IbaG family iron-sulfur metabolism protein: protein MDADTIRKLIEAGLPGARVQVQGDDGVHFEATVVSDAFAGKLPLARHRMVYATLGDLMGGAIHALALNTLTPEQAERAAG from the coding sequence GTGGACGCCGATACCATCCGTAAACTCATCGAGGCCGGCCTGCCGGGCGCGCGCGTGCAGGTGCAGGGCGACGACGGCGTGCACTTCGAGGCCACCGTGGTCAGCGACGCCTTCGCCGGCAAGCTGCCGCTGGCGCGCCATCGCATGGTCTACGCCACCCTGGGCGATCTGATGGGCGGCGCGATCCACGCGCTGGCCCTGAACACCCTGACCCCCGAGCAGGCCGAGCGCGCCGCCGGCTGA